DNA from Oncorhynchus masou masou isolate Uvic2021 chromosome 5, UVic_Omas_1.1, whole genome shotgun sequence:
GAATGGCCTTCTTATCGACATCCAGGGCCTATAACCAAAAGGATCAGTTGAAAATGCAGTAGTCGGAAACACATCCTCAGCCATGTGGCATGTAACACATGGTGGATGTGACAGAAGTGTATGATGCACTGTGTTTATTCTCCTTACATCTGTGGTCAGGTGCAGATCCAGGGACAGCAGGGCCAGACGGTGGACCTCCAGGGCATCCCCACAGCAGCACAGCTGGTCCAGCAAGGAGAGCTCACAGAGGAGCAGCACCAGCAGGTACACATGTAGCACTCTGCATTATTGagtacacacactcaccccaTGTCCTTTACTAACCAGATAATTGGTTTTGTATACACCAGGCTCAGGTATTTGTTCTGTGGCTTTCAGATCCAGGCCCAGTTGGTGGCAGCAGTGTCAGGAGGTCAACAGATTAGACTACAAAGCGGTCAACAAATCCAGCATATTCAACTACAAGGGGGTCAGCAAATTCAGCTCCAAGGAGGCCAACACATCCAGCTTCAAGGGGACTTACAGGGTGGCCAACAGATCCAACTTCAAGGGGGTCAGCAGATCCAACTTCAAGGGGGTCAGCAGATCCAACTTCAAGGGGGTCAGCAGATCCAACTTCAAGGGGGTCAGCAGATCCAACTTCAAGGGGGTCAGCAGATCCAACTTCAAGGGGGTCAGCAGATCCAACTTCAAGGGGGTCAGCACATCCAACTTCAAGGGGGTCAACACATCCAACTTCAAGGGGGGCAACAAATCCAGCTACAAGGTGGGCAACAAATCCAGCACATTCAGCTACCAGGTGGTCAACATATTCAACTACAGGGTGGGCAGCAGATCCAGTTCCAGACAGTGGAGGCCATGTCTCCTCAGCAACAGCAGGGCTCTCCccgggaggcagagaggagggcgGGTACCAGCGTCCTCCAACCTGCCAAGAAGCGCAAGGTGGACGTCCCCATCCAGGTGTCGTACTCCCTCCCTCAGGGCCAGCAGGGCCAGCAGGTGGTCCTGGCCCTCCCCCAGGGGCAGGGGCAGCAACAGCAGTTCCTGTCCCTCCGGCCCGACCTGCTTACTGTGGACAGCACCCACCTGTACAGCACCACAGGTACCATCACAGGCCCTGCCGGGGAGACCTGGACCATCCCTGTGTACTCCGGGGGGCAGCAGGGGGGCGTGCATCACATCGCCATCCCCCAGGAGGCTTACAACACAATGCAGGTGTCCTCCTCTGGTCACCACGACAACAAGGACAATAGGGTGGCCCACTCCTCGTCGTCGGGGACTGGGTCCGTCCAGTCGGGCACCACGGTGTCAGTCTCCGAGACGACGACAAACGACGAAGTGGTGCAGACGCTTTTCCCGGCGCAGTTCATGAACGGGAACATCCACGGCCCTGTGGTGGTGCAGACGGTGGGAGGGGCTTACAACGCCACGCAGCAGCTCCACATCTGGGACCCCCAGCAGCAGCACGAACACCAAGAGCAACAACTCCACCTACAGGTCAGAACAGGACCTACATTACCTTTGTCTTTGACTCCGATTCCAAGGTTTTCCACAACAATGACATACATTTAGGCTGTAGTCTCACCCAGTTAAGAAGGGGATGATTGGCTTGACTAGTGTAACACTTCAGCCTATTGTGGTGTTTTGGAAGCAAATTTCCATGTCAAATTTCCATGTCACTAGTTAAATGTCCGAGTGACtcggcggtctaaggcactgcatctcagtgcaagaggcgtcactgcagtcactggttcaaatccagtctgcgtcacatccggccgtgattgggagtcccatagtgcggcgcacaattgggccgggttaggccgtcattgtaaataataatttgttcttaactgactagtttactttttttaattttaattttatttgatttttttacccctttttctccccgaTTTCGTGGTAttcaattgttgtagtagctactatcttgtctcattgctacaactcccgtacgtgctcgggagagacgaaggttaaAAGTCATgcttcctccgatacacaacccaaccagccgcactgcttcttaacacagcgcacatccaaccaaaaagccagccgcaccaatgtgccggaggaaacaccgtgtacctggcaaccttggttagcgcgcactgcacccgtcccgccacaggagtcactggtgcgcgatgagacaaggacatccctaccgaccaagcactccctaacccggacgatgctaggccaattgtgcgttgccccacggacctcccggcacgaacccagagtctctgatggcacagctggtgctgcagtacagcgcccttaaccactgcgccacccgggaggcccctcgtttacattttttaaaagtgtTTGTGTAGAAATATCCAGTAATTTTGTGTGTGGAATTTCTTTTCTACAATGAAGTCAACTCACAGGGTAAACCACAAATCGAAGACGCATGGTGGTGTGCGTGTTAACATTTTAACTTCCTGTGTGTCCCCCTGCAGGGTCATGTGGAGTCAGAGTCACAGGTGGAGGCCCCCCAGGAGCTGCTGCTGCCTGTCTCCCTGAAGCCTGAGGAGGGCATGGACGTGTGGCGCCTCTGGGTCCAGCGCAAGAACACAGAGCTGGACAAGGACGAGCAGAACAAGCTGGCGCCCATCGGACGTgagtcaacacaacacagactcCCACTCACTCATTAAACCGCCCTCTCCAAGTATGTTTACTTatctcttttatcctctccttcctgtctgtcttgtTGGTTTGATTCCCGAATACTGAATAAATTCCACTCTGAATATTGACAGTTCTCTTAGTTGGAGTGTGGATAAAAACGTCATCTAAATGACCATATTCATCTGGCCTTTTTCTCTCCCCGTGTTTCTCTGTGCAGGTCGTCAGGCACTGCGCTTCCAGGAGGACCTGGTGTCGAGTGCGGTGGCTGAGCTCAACGTGGCTCTGGCCCTTATGACCCAAGAGGCCCGGGGGTTGGAAGGAGAACAGTTTGAGCCTGATGCCCTCTACTACATCTTCCTGTGTATACAGAAGGTACATGtaccactactacacacactctctcaatggAATTCACATATCCGTACAGAAAGGATGCATTTTCACTGACatcctcaatacacacacacacacagacagttgtgggcaaaagtacccaattgtcatatttgagtaaagTAAATATATCTTAATggaaaattagtatttggttttaaatgtacttaagtatcaaacgtACGTATAATCTTCTTATGGCTTAGATCCCGCTAACTGGatcaatatgacaacagccagtgaaagtgcagggtgccaaattcaaaacaacaaaaaattcctcaaacatacaagtattttacaccattttaaagataaacttgtttaTCATCGAAGGCTTTACGAGGAAAGTACACcatacgattatgttaggtcagtacctagtcacagaaaaacacagccatttttccagccaaagagaggagtcacaaaaagcagaaatagagagaattaatcactaacctttgatcttcatcagatgacactcataggacttcatgttacacaatacatgtatgttttgttcgataaagttcatatttatatccaaaaatctgtttaaattggcgcgttacattcagtaatgttttgcttctaaaacatccagtgattttgcagagagccacatcaatttacagaaatactcatcaaaAATGTTGAAAATACTAGTGTTCACTTCATATTATgcataaacttctccttaatgcaaccgctgtgtcagatttccaaAAAACTTTAAAGAAAaggcacaccatgcaataatctgtgtacggcgctcagacacaaaaacaagccatacagatatccgccatgttgtggagtcaacagaagtcagaaatagcattataaatattcacttacctttgatgatcttcatcagaatgcactcccaggaatcccagttccacaataaatgtttgataaagtccataatttatgtccaaatacctccttttgttcgCGCCTTGAGTTCACAAATCCAGGCCAGATGAAAAGTCAAAAaattccattacagtttgtagaaacatgtcaaatgacgtatagaatcaatctttaggatgtttttaacgtaaaTCTTCAAtcatgtttcaaccggagaattcctttgtctttagaattgcaatggaacgcaggtcgctctcacGGGAGCTAGCCTGAatgagctcatggcactctgccagacccctgactcaatcggctctcattcccccctccttcacagtagaagcctcaaacaaggttctaaagactgttgacatctagttgaagtattaggaagtgcaatatgaccccatagacactgtatattcgataggcaatgattttgaaaaactacaaacctcagatttcccacttcctggttggatattTTTCTCAGGTtattgcctgccatatgagttctgttatactcacagacatcattcaaaccattttagaaacttcagagtgttttctatccaaatctagtaataatatgcatatattagcaactgggcaccttattcatccaagctactcaatactgcccccagccatgagaagataaatcatttcacattccttatattaagcaaacaagATGGCccctttaaaaaaattaaatgtatttgtattttttaataaATGATTTACCGATAGCcagtggcacactccaacactcaagacatcattcacaaacaaagcatttgtgttgagTGAATCCAcatgatcagaggcagtagggatgaccagggttgttctcttgaagtgagtgaattggaccattttcctgtactgcttagcattcaaaatgtaatgagtacttttgggtgttgggagaatgtatggagtaaaaagtatcaTTATTTTCTTCAgtaatgtagtaaagtaaaagttgtcaaaaatataaatagtaaagtacagatacaccaACAAACAACTTATGTAGTACCTTAAGGTATTTTTACTCaagcactttacaccactgcccacACAATACAAGATACTGACTGAAGTGTATTACAGTTGACTGAGGTTGTTAATGCCGTTCTCTAATTTCTGCTGGCAGTACCTCTTTGAAAATGGACGGGTGGATGATATTTTCTCTGACCAGTACTACACACGCTTCTCCCAGTGGTTACACAAAGCCCTGGATGAGTGGAGGCCTGTCATCCATCCACTAGGTAAGATACAATCGGTTTCTGTTTCCGGGTGTAAATTcaagagagagtatggggaagaAACCGCTAAAGACCTAAGGGTCAAAatgttgtaaaaaataaatgaaagcaAGTCTGTTTTTGTGACTTCCATACCTGAGTACATTTCTGTGTTTTGGGCTGTCTCTTGAGAGGAGAATGTATGGTGATTGgccactgctctctcctcccagggTACATCATTCCCAGTCACGTGACAGAGGAGATGCTGTGGGAGTGTAAACAGCTGGGTGCCCACTCACCAGCCACGCTGCTCACAACACTCATGTTCTTCAACACTAAGTGAGTCATACTGGACACATGATTCTTATTTCATACTCATTGTACTAATGTCTCCTGTTCACCCAATAGACTTGTGGGTCATTCCATTGGATTTCAATTGCTTTTTGACcgcaccccttttgatttgaatgaaACCTTCCATGCATATTTGTCCCAAGTGCTCAGAAAGtaactttttggacctgaatgccaaatcATTAATGCTCGAcgttgacccattttgcataccccacctTGCCACGAGACATCCGTCTTCATCACTGGAACAGATAAACGCTTAACTttgatataatttaaaagcttacagACACACGGTTGTCAGAATATTTTCTTGTTTCTGAAatttaaataaaatgtatatGCATATGTTGTAATTTTAGATTATTTTTTACATAATCTGAAGTGTTTGTTGTGCCCGCCTACTGTTGAAACACGgcatgctcttgaatacagggtggctGTCATGATTTGTGTATGTCTGTTAATTGGAGAtgcattgttttttttaaataatattttttttttaactttaatattaattttcaaaatattcaacattttatGCAAGAAATTATAAAATGGTAAATTG
Protein-coding regions in this window:
- the LOC135539684 gene encoding transcriptional regulator QRICH1-like, which codes for MNEPVESGVVSFDEYVRQKARSVPQHRMKEFLESLANKGPEALQEFSQQDGDTTTMVYQQGGNCVYTDSTEVAGSLLELACPVQVNSAQISPQMAAGVHQGSEQQIQVQVQIQGQQGQTVDLQGIPTAAQLVQQGELTEEQHQQIQAQLVAAVSGGQQIRLQSGQQIQHIQLQGGQQIQLQGGQHIQLQGDLQGGQQIQLQGGQQIQLQGGQQIQLQGGQQIQLQGGQQIQLQGGQQIQLQGGQQIQLQGGQHIQLQGGQHIQLQGGQQIQLQGGQQIQHIQLPGGQHIQLQGGQQIQFQTVEAMSPQQQQGSPREAERRAGTSVLQPAKKRKVDVPIQVSYSLPQGQQGQQVVLALPQGQGQQQQFLSLRPDLLTVDSTHLYSTTGTITGPAGETWTIPVYSGGQQGGVHHIAIPQEAYNTMQVSSSGHHDNKDNRVAHSSSSGTGSVQSGTTVSVSETTTNDEVVQTLFPAQFMNGNIHGPVVVQTVGGAYNATQQLHIWDPQQQHEHQEQQLHLQGHVESESQVEAPQELLLPVSLKPEEGMDVWRLWVQRKNTELDKDEQNKLAPIGRRQALRFQEDLVSSAVAELNVALALMTQEARGLEGEQFEPDALYYIFLCIQKYLFENGRVDDIFSDQYYTRFSQWLHKALDEWRPVIHPLGYIIPSHVTEEMLWECKQLGAHSPATLLTTLMFFNTKYFRLTTVEQHMKVAFSKVLRHTKKNPSNPKDKSTSIRYLKGHGPLGTHHAGQKVTDDMYEEQAEDPENPLRCPIKLYDFYLFKCPQSAKGRNDAYYLTPEPVVAPNSPIWYSTQPITSEQVEHMLTRIIMVREIQEAIAMSSASMH